A stretch of the Oncorhynchus clarkii lewisi isolate Uvic-CL-2024 chromosome 9, UVic_Ocla_1.0, whole genome shotgun sequence genome encodes the following:
- the LOC139416631 gene encoding ADP-ribose glycohydrolase OARD1-like isoform X1, producing MINALSFARSSIAFPRRLTKQIAYPSHLVDYSSPAKVMSTVSVEPVRSIDKSKPAEGIWRLRHVKGDLFSGPEDEALAHCISKDCHMGAGIAVMFKKKFGGVAELKEQKKVPGQCAVLKGHKRFVYYLITKEKYSNKPTYDSLRQSLEDMKSHCLKNGVTAISMPRIGCGLDRLSWDKVEKMLEKKGAPMIVFSTSLQWLVLYCFLSYADFKYPVTL from the exons ATGATCAATGCACTTTCATTTGCTCGCAGCAGCATTGCTTTCCCTCGCAGATTAACAAAACAGATTGCCTATCCGTCCCACCTGGTTGACTACAGCTCACCTGCCAAAGTAATGTCAACTGTATCTGTGGAGCCAGTGCGCTCTATTGACAAATCGAAG CCTGCAGAAGGCATCTGGCGCCTACGTCATGTGAAGGGGGACCTGTTCTCCGGTCCTGAAGATGAGGCCCTGGCCCACTGTATCAGCAAAGACTGCCACATGGGGGCTGGCATCGCAGTTATGTTCAAGAAGAAGTTTGGTGGAGTGGCTGAGCTAAAGGAACAGA AGAAGGTGCCAGGACAATGCGCTGTACTGAAAGGACACAAGCGTTTTGTGTACTACCTG ATAACAAAGGAAAAGTACAGCAACAAGCCCACCTATGACAGCCTGAGGCAGAGCCTTGAGGACATGAAGTCTCATTGCTTGAAAAACGGAGTAACTGCAATATCAATGCCTCG CATTGGCTGTGGCCTTGATCGACTGAGCTGGGACAAAGTGGAAAAGATGCTTGAGAAG AAGGGGGCACCCATGATTGTCTTCTCCACATCACTTCAGTGGCTTGTTCTGTACTGCTTTTTGTCATATGCTGATTTTAAataccctgtaaccctgtaa
- the LOC139416631 gene encoding ADP-ribose glycohydrolase OARD1-like isoform X2 — protein sequence MINALSFARSSIAFPRRLTKQIAYPSHLVDYSSPAKVMSTVSVEPVRSIDKSKPAEGIWRLRHVKGDLFSGPEDEALAHCISKDCHMGAGIAVMFKKKFGGVAELKEQKKVPGQCAVLKGHKRFVYYLITKEKYSNKPTYDSLRQSLEDMKSHCLKNGVTAISMPRIGCGLDRLSWDKVEKMLEKEFSPPEGGTHDCLLHITSVACSVLLFVIC from the exons ATGATCAATGCACTTTCATTTGCTCGCAGCAGCATTGCTTTCCCTCGCAGATTAACAAAACAGATTGCCTATCCGTCCCACCTGGTTGACTACAGCTCACCTGCCAAAGTAATGTCAACTGTATCTGTGGAGCCAGTGCGCTCTATTGACAAATCGAAG CCTGCAGAAGGCATCTGGCGCCTACGTCATGTGAAGGGGGACCTGTTCTCCGGTCCTGAAGATGAGGCCCTGGCCCACTGTATCAGCAAAGACTGCCACATGGGGGCTGGCATCGCAGTTATGTTCAAGAAGAAGTTTGGTGGAGTGGCTGAGCTAAAGGAACAGA AGAAGGTGCCAGGACAATGCGCTGTACTGAAAGGACACAAGCGTTTTGTGTACTACCTG ATAACAAAGGAAAAGTACAGCAACAAGCCCACCTATGACAGCCTGAGGCAGAGCCTTGAGGACATGAAGTCTCATTGCTTGAAAAACGGAGTAACTGCAATATCAATGCCTCG CATTGGCTGTGGCCTTGATCGACTGAGCTGGGACAAAGTGGAAAAGATGCTTGAGAAG GAATTCTCTCCACCAGAAGGGGGCACCCATGATTGTCTTCTCCACATCACTTCAGTGGCTTGTTCTGTACTGCTTTTTGTCATATGCTGA
- the LOC139416631 gene encoding ADP-ribose glycohydrolase OARD1-like isoform X3, whose translation MINALSFARSSIAFPRRLTKQIAYPSHLVDYSSPAKVMSTVSVEPVRSIDKSKPAEGIWRLRHVKGDLFSGPEDEALAHCISKDCHMGAGIAVMFKKKFGGVAELKEQKKVPGQCAVLKGHKRFVYYLITKEKYSNKPTYDSLRQSLEDMKSHCLKNGVTAISMPRIGCGLDRLSWDKVEKMLEKVFQPTSISITVYTLPVKPTGKPSPRGNQVSNNVFCKTKLS comes from the exons ATGATCAATGCACTTTCATTTGCTCGCAGCAGCATTGCTTTCCCTCGCAGATTAACAAAACAGATTGCCTATCCGTCCCACCTGGTTGACTACAGCTCACCTGCCAAAGTAATGTCAACTGTATCTGTGGAGCCAGTGCGCTCTATTGACAAATCGAAG CCTGCAGAAGGCATCTGGCGCCTACGTCATGTGAAGGGGGACCTGTTCTCCGGTCCTGAAGATGAGGCCCTGGCCCACTGTATCAGCAAAGACTGCCACATGGGGGCTGGCATCGCAGTTATGTTCAAGAAGAAGTTTGGTGGAGTGGCTGAGCTAAAGGAACAGA AGAAGGTGCCAGGACAATGCGCTGTACTGAAAGGACACAAGCGTTTTGTGTACTACCTG ATAACAAAGGAAAAGTACAGCAACAAGCCCACCTATGACAGCCTGAGGCAGAGCCTTGAGGACATGAAGTCTCATTGCTTGAAAAACGGAGTAACTGCAATATCAATGCCTCG CATTGGCTGTGGCCTTGATCGACTGAGCTGGGACAAAGTGGAAAAGATGCTTGAGAAGGTATTCCAGCCCACAAGTATCAGTATCACTGTGTACACCCTCCCTGTAAAACCCACAGGGAAACCAAGTCCACGGGGAAACCAAGTTTCCAATAATGTTTTCTGTAAAACAAAATTAAgttaa
- the LOC139416631 gene encoding ADP-ribose glycohydrolase OARD1-like isoform X4: MSTVSVEPVRSIDKSKPAEGIWRLRHVKGDLFSGPEDEALAHCISKDCHMGAGIAVMFKKKFGGVAELKEQKKVPGQCAVLKGHKRFVYYLITKEKYSNKPTYDSLRQSLEDMKSHCLKNGVTAISMPRIGCGLDRLSWDKVEKMLEKVFQPTSISITVYTLPVKPTGKPSPRGNQVSNNVFCKTKLS; this comes from the exons ATGTCAACTGTATCTGTGGAGCCAGTGCGCTCTATTGACAAATCGAAG CCTGCAGAAGGCATCTGGCGCCTACGTCATGTGAAGGGGGACCTGTTCTCCGGTCCTGAAGATGAGGCCCTGGCCCACTGTATCAGCAAAGACTGCCACATGGGGGCTGGCATCGCAGTTATGTTCAAGAAGAAGTTTGGTGGAGTGGCTGAGCTAAAGGAACAGA AGAAGGTGCCAGGACAATGCGCTGTACTGAAAGGACACAAGCGTTTTGTGTACTACCTG ATAACAAAGGAAAAGTACAGCAACAAGCCCACCTATGACAGCCTGAGGCAGAGCCTTGAGGACATGAAGTCTCATTGCTTGAAAAACGGAGTAACTGCAATATCAATGCCTCG CATTGGCTGTGGCCTTGATCGACTGAGCTGGGACAAAGTGGAAAAGATGCTTGAGAAGGTATTCCAGCCCACAAGTATCAGTATCACTGTGTACACCCTCCCTGTAAAACCCACAGGGAAACCAAGTCCACGGGGAAACCAAGTTTCCAATAATGTTTTCTGTAAAACAAAATTAAgttaa